DNA sequence from the Vicinamibacterales bacterium genome:
GCGCCGCCACGGCGACCACGTTCAAATTGAACAACGGCATGGCCCGGCGAATGGGCTTGAGAATCGCGGGCGAGGCGATCATCACGCCGACGCGCATGCCGGCGAGGCCGAACGCCTTCGAGAACGTGCGCCCGACGATGACGTTCGGATAGTTCCCCGCCTCGCTCAGGAAGTTCTCGCCGAGAAAGTCCTGGTACGCCTCGTCCACGAACACCAGCGCGTGGCCCGCCTCGCGAGCGACCGTGCGAATGGCCTCTTGCGGCACCGGCTGGCCGCTCGGGTTGTTGGGGTTGTTCACGTAAACGATGCGGGTGTTGGGCGTGATGGCCTTGAGCACGGCCTCCAGCGGATACGCGAAGTCCCTGCCCGCCGGCACCGACACCACGCGTGCGCCCATGGCGTGGGCGGTACTCAGGTACGGCTCGAACGCCGGCTGCGCCACCACGATCTCCGGCGCGCCCGACACGGCGGTGAGCGGCGCGCCGAGCTCCACCAGCGCCTCGGGCGTGCGCTGGCCGAGGTAGCCCACCGACGCGAGCAGGATGCCTTCATCGAGACCATTGGTGAGCACGATGCGGTCCGCGTCCACGCCCAGAAAGGCCGCGGTCTCGAAGATGGCGTCGCGAAAGTCGGGGTAGGTGGCGAGCCGCTGCGCGTCGAACGCGCGGACGGCCTCGACCACTTTCGGCGAGCAGCCGCCGGTGTTCTCGTTGAGATGGAGCCGGAGGCCGGGGCCGAGATCGGGGACGCCTTGAATGGTGGTCATCAGTGTTTCCTGCCGGGAGTCTGGAGTCGGGAGTCGGGAGTCGAAACGCGAACCGCAATCGATCGGGCGTGGCCTTCGAGGCCTTCGGCTCTGGCCAATGTTGTCACGGTGCCGGCAAGGCGTTGCAGCCCTCGCTTCGTCAGGCGTTGCACCGACACCAGCTTCACGAAATCAGCGGCGTTCAGTCCGCCGCGGTAGCGGGCCGCGCCCGCCGTGGGCAGCACGTGATTCGAACCAATCGCGTAGTCGCCGGCGACCTGCGCCGTCCAGGCGCCCACGAACACGGCTCCGGCATTCCAGACGCGTTTGGCCAACGCCTCGGTTCCCACCACGAGGTGCTCGGACGCCGCCGCGTTGGCGAGGTCGATCGCCTCGTTCATGTCGCGGCAGACGATGATGCCGCCGTGGCGTTCGAGCGACTGCAGCGCCGGCCCGGTGTCGGGCATTTGCGCCGCCACTTCGCGCGCGACCTGTTCGGCCAGCCGGCGATTCGAGGTGACGAACACGGCCCGCGCATCGGGGTCGTGCTCCGCTTGCGCGATCAGGTCGGCGGCAATCCACGACGCCGGGCCCGACGCCGTCACGATCAGGATCTCCGTCGGTCCGGCGTAGAAGTCGATGCCGCAGTCGGCCGAGACGATCGACTTGGCCGCGGCCACCCAGCGGTTGCCGGGCCCGACGATCTTGTCCACGCGCGGCACGGTGCGCGTGCCGTAGGCCATGGCGGCCACCGCGTGTGCGCCTCCGACCTGGAACAGGCGATCGACCCCGGCTTCCAGCGCCGCCGCAAACACCGCGGCGTCCGGCCGCGGGCAGGCCACGATCACTTCGGGCACGCCGGCGGCGCGCGCGGGTATGGCCGACATGAGGAGCGACGACGGGAGGGGATAGCGGCCGGCGGGAACGTAGCAGCCAACCCGCGACACCGGAATGACCCGCTGCTCGACGCTGATCCCGCCGCCCACGTTCAGGCGCCAACCCTTGGGGACTTGCGCCTTCGCCACTTTGCGGATGCTGGCGGCGGCGCGCGTGATGGCCCGCCGCGTGCCGGGGGCGAGCGTGCGCGCCTGCGCCTCCCACACCCGCCGCGGCACCTCGATGCGGCCCTGCAGCCCATCCAGCTCGCGCGCGAACTCGAGGAGCGCGGCGTCGCCACCCTTGCGCACGCGATCGACAATGGCGGCGGCGCCCGTCTCGGTGGCGCGATCGCGGATGCGCGTCGCCGACAACAGGGCAGCGACGGCGCGGCGGTTGGTCGAGTCGGCGATCTTCATACGACGATCTTCGTCAGCGGATACTCGACAATGCCCTGGCCGCCGGCCGCCTTCAGCTTCGGGATCAGGTCTCTCGCCACCTTCTCTTCGAGAATCGTGTTGATCGCCACCCACTCCGGATCGCTCAGCGACGACACCGTCGGTCGCTGCAGCGCGGGCAGGATCGCGATCAGTTTCTCGAGATCGGTCCGCCGCGCGTTGAGCATGAGGCCGACGCGGCCCTGCGCGTCGATGGCGGCGCGCAGCAGCATGGCGAGGTTCTCGATCTTGGTCTTCTTCCACGGATCGGTCATCGCCGGCTGGTTGGCGATCAACTGGGTGTTGGACTCCATGATGGTCTCGAGGATGCGCAGGCGGTTGGCGCGAAGCGTGGACCCGGTTTCAGTGGCCTCGACGATGGCGTCGGCCAGCACCGGCGGCTTGACCTCGGTCGCGCCCCACGAGAACTCGACGTCCACGTCGAGGCCCTTGGTGGTGAAGTAGTTCCTGGTCACCCGCACCAGCTCGGTGGCGATGCGCTTGCCGTTGAGGTCGGCCACGGTCTTGAAGGGCGAATCCTCCGGCGCGGCCAGCACCCACTTCACCTTGCCGAAGCTCTGCTTGGAGTAGACCAGGTCGCAGATCCGCGCCAGCGGCGTCTGTTCAGGGTGGCCAATCTCGTGCTCGGCAATCCAGTCCTGGCCGGTGAGACCGGCGTCGAGCACGCCGTCGGCGACGTAGCGGGCCATCTCCTGCGCGCGAATCAGCATGCACTCGATGTCGGGGTCGTCGATCGACGGGAAGTACGACCGCGAGTCCACGCGCATCTGGTAGCCGGCGCGCTGGAACAACTGGATGGTGGCGTCCTGCAGCGAGCCTTTCGGGATCCCCAATTTCAGCTTCATCGTCTTTCTCCCAGTTGCGCGTTCTCGATCTCGTTGTAGAAGCACGAGCGCTGGCCGGTGTGGCAGACATTGCCGTCGCCTTCGCGCCTGACCTTGATGAGCAGCGTGTCTTCGTCGCAGTCCAGGAACACCTGGCGCACCGCCAGCTTGTTCCCCGACGTCTCGCCCTTCATCCACAGCTGGTTGCGGGTGCGGCTGAAGAAGGTGACGTAGCCGGTCTGTTTCGTCAGCGCCCAGGCTTCGTCGTTCATGAAGCCCACCATCAACACCTCACTGCTGGTTTCGTCTTGCACGACCGCCGGGATCAGCCCGTCAAGCTTGGAGAAATCCATGACCTGTTCCTTCGCGTCCTTGGGGGGTTAAAAACAAAAAGCCCGCCGTTGCCGGCGGGCCTTTGCGTCAAACGAATCCTGTTGGATGTCGTCCCGAACTCTACGCGCAAACTCCTGCCGTGCCGTTCCGTGAACGGTGATGATGGCTGCGGTGCGCGTGGTGGACCAACGACATGACCTGAAAAGGGTAATTGATCCGCGGCGGGAATTGCAAATGGCGGCTAGGCAGGGGCCCGGCGCCCGATCCAGCCGGCCACGTCGGCCGCCGGGGCCGGGCGGTTGATGAAGAAGCCCTGGACCGCGTCGCAGCCCATCCCGACCAGCTGCTGGTAAACGCCCTCGGTTTCCACGCCCTCGGCCACCACCATCATGCCCAGGTTGTGCGCCAGGTCGATCATGCAGCGCACCAGCGTTTCGTCTTCGCCGCTGGCCAGCCCGATCTGGAACGAGCGATCGATCTTCAGTTGATCCACCGGCAGCTGCCGCAGGTAGCTCAGCGACGAGTAGCCCCGGCCGAAATCGTCGATGGCGAGGTTGACGCCCATCTCGTGAAGCTGGTGCAGGCACCGCGCCGCCCCGTCCGGATCCGACATCACCATGTTCTCGGTGATTTCCAGCATCAGCGACCCCGGCGGCGTGCCGTAGCCGTCGAGCAACTCGCTCACCCGCCCGGGGAAGGCGGAGTGATGCAGGCTGCGCGGCGAAACGTTCACGGCAATCGTGCATCCCGCCGGCAGCTGCGACGCCGGCCACTCCGAAAAGGCGCGGTCGAGCACGAACGCCGTCAGCGGGTTCACCAGGCCGGTGCGCTCCGCCACCCGGATGAAGTCGTCCGGCAGCAGCCGCCCGCGCTCGGGATGGTTCCAGCGCACCAGCGATTCGACGCCGATGACGGTGCCGGTGTGCAAATGGACGATCGGCTGGTAGTCCACTTCGAACTGGCGGGCGTCGAGCGCCTGGCGCAGGGCCGTTGCCATGCTCACGCGCTGATAGACGCGCTGATCGCGGGTGACGTCGTAGACGGCGCACCCGCACCCGTCGCCTTTGGCGACGTACATCGCCGAGTCGGCCTTCTGCAGCAGCTCGTCGCTCGTGGACGCGTGCGCCGGGCAGCCGGCAATGCCGATGCTGGCGGTGACCATCAGCGGCCGCTCGTCGGCGACGAAGGCGTGCTCCAAATCGTGCAGGATCTTGCGCGCCGCCAGCTCGGCCCGGTTCACGTCGGTGGCCGGCAGCAGCACCGCGAACTCGTCGCCGCCGAGCCGCGCCACGGTGTCGGACGCGCGCAGGGCGCCGCGCAGCCGGCTCGCCACCTCCTGCAGCACCTGGTCGCCGGCATGGTGGCCGAGCGCGTCGTTGATTTCCCTGAAGCCATCAAGATCGATCAGCAGCACGACCAGGCCCCGCTCATCCCGATGCGACCGCAGGATGGCCTGTTGCAGGCGATCGTGAAACAGCGCCCGGTTGGGCAGGTCGGTCAGCGAATCGTGGTACGCGAGGTAGGCGACCCGCTGGTTGGCGAGCAGGCGTTCCCGCCGCGCCGCGGCCTCGCGCAGCTCGCGCTCCACCGCCGGCGCGAGCCGGGAGAGGTTGCCCCTCATGATGTAGTCGTGCGCGCCCGTCCGCATGGCGGCCACGGCGGTGTCTTCGCCGCCGGTGCCCGACACGAAGATGAACGGCAGATCCGCGCGCCGCTCGCGGACGATGTGGAGGGCCTTGGCGCCGCTGAAGCCGGGCATTGCGTAGTCGGCGATGACGAGGTCCCACTCCTCGGTGTCCAGCTCGTGGCGCAGTGCGGCGGCGGTGCCGACCCGCCTGGAGTACAAGTCAAAACCGGCGCGCGTCAGCGCGACAGACACCAAGGCCGCGTCATCCTCGGTGTCTTCGACCTGCAGCAGACGGATGGACGTCATGTCGAAGACAAACTTGCGGGCTGCCTCGCAAGAAATGTACCTCGGTCGCCACCGCGGCCGAACTGGCAAGCCTTCAAACAGTTAGCGCGAGTGCAAAGATGAGCTGGAAGGTGAAGGGCTGTTCCACATCGGAACAACCCTTCGTCAGAAACGTGGTTACAAAAGCGGCGCGGAGGGGCTACTGCTTGCGCGGTAAACGCCCGGGCGTGTTCGCGGCGTACCACGCGAACACCGCGGCCACCGCGCCTTGCTGGATCACATCGTCTTTTTGAACGTGATCGAATGTGTCCATGTTCGAGTGATGCGTGCGCGAGTTGTACTCCAGGCGCTCCTGGATGAACTGGAAGCCGGGAATGCCGGCGTCCTCGAACGAGCCATGGTCGGTCTGGCTCACCGAGCGTGGGCTCACGTTCTTCCAGCCGATGTCCTTCAACGGCTTGCCCCACTCCTCGAACAGCTTCATCGCGCCGGTATTGCCCTGGCCCCAGATGCCAACAATGCGGCCGGTGCCGTTGTCGAGGTTGAAGTAGGCCTGCACGTTCTCGTGGCCCGGCTTCGGGGTCTTGATCTTGGCATCGTAGAAGTGGCGCGCGACGTACTCACGCGAGCCGAGCAGGCCCTGCTCCTCGGCCGCCCATAACGCCACGCGGATCGTCCGCCGCGGCTTCAGCCCCAGCGCCTGGATCACGCGCACCGCTTCGATCATCGCCGACGATCCGGTGGTGTTGTCGGTGGCCCCGGTCGCGTACGGGTAGGTGTCGAAGTGCGCGCCCATGATCACGACCTCGTTGGCGAGGTCGGTGCCCGGGATCTCCGCAATGATGTTGAAGGCGTTGCCGGCCGGATCCGTTTCCGGATGGAACGTGGCCTGGATGTTGATTTCCATCCGCACCGCCTGGCCGCGTGCCAGCAGGCGGACGATGCGGTTGTAGTGTTCGACGGCGATGGTGGCCGACGGCACCAGCGCGGGTACCTTGGGGTCGCGGCTGCCGCCGCTGCCGGGGAAAATCGTGCCGCCGTCAACGAGCTGGGTTTGCCACGACAGGTTGCTGCCGCCGGCCGGCGCGTCGTTGTCGGACCCGCGATCGAGATACGCGGCGGCGCCTTCAGCGACGAGGAAGCGCTGCAGCGCCGCGGGCGTCAGGGGCGCGGGCGCGCCCGCGGCCGGCGCAACCGGAGGACGTGCCGCCGCCGGCTCCGGCACCTTCATCGCTTCTGCCCAGTCGGCGTCGGTCATCTGGAGGACGACGCGGCCATCGAGCATCCGTACCGCGCGGACGCCTTGGCTGACGACGATCTTGCCCTGCAACTGGCCCTTGTACCTGGCGAGGTCGGCCTCGGTCGCGGCTTGCACGTGCACGACGTCAGCGGCGACCGGCCCGTTGGTGGACGGCGAATTCCACCGCGGCTGGCCGATGAGCGCGGCGGTCTGCGGCGCGATCATGTGGATGGAGAATCGTTCGATCGTCCATCCCTGTCCGAACGGGAAGCGCTCGACGTGGATGTTCTTCAATCCCCACTCGTTGAACTTCTTCATCACCCAATCGGCGCCTTGCGTGTACGACGGCGTGCCGGTCGCGCGCGGGCCGTACACCTCCGACAGCCACCAGTGCGTTTCCATCGCCTGCGAACGCGTGACCGCCTCACCGCGAATCCGGTTGATGGTGGCGGGGTCAACGCCGGCCGGCGGCGCCTGCGCGCTCAACGTCAGCGTGATGGTGAGCAGGGCGGAGGTCAGAAACATCAAACGTCGCATGAGCCAGATTCTATTCTCAAACTCGTGTCTGATATTGTCGGCAGTCTGGAGCGAAGCAAATGAACATGACCCACCTGATCCGAACGCCCATGGCCGCCCTGGCGGCATGCCTTGCGACCGCTGTCGCCGCCGCCGCACAGGCGCCCGCACCGGCCGCCGCGCCGCCGCGGCCCGCGATGACCCTGACCACGCCCGCCTTCCCGGATGGCGATCCCATTCCCGCGAAGTACACACAGGCGGGGGAGCAGGTGTCACCGGAGTTGCGGTGGACCAACACGCCGCCGGGCACGCAGAGCTTCCTGCTGCACATGCACGACCCCGACGTCGCCCGCAACAAGACCACCGAGACACAAGTGCACTGGCTGATGTGGAACATCCCGGCGACCGCCACCGGCCTGCCCGAAGGCGTGCCGAAGGGCGCCGACCTGCCGGACGGCAGCCACCAGACCAGCGCGAGCGGTCCGGTGTATCGCGGACCGGGCGCGCCGGCCAGCGGTCCGCCGCACCACTACACCTTCGAGATCTACGCGCTGGACACGAAACTCGACGTGCCGATGGGCGCCGATGCGTTCGAGACGCGCACCGCGGTGATGAAGGCGGCGCAAGGACACGTCCTCGGCAAGGCGGTTTACGTCGGGCTGTTCAGGCGGCCGCAGTAACGGGTGGCTGACGATCGACGGGCTGGCCGCGGTCCGGTGCTCTGCGTTCACGGACTCACCGGCAGCCCGGATGAGCTGTTGCCGTTGGCCGGCGCGTTGTCGGCCACCGGCCGCGCGGTCAGCACGCCGATGCTGGCCGGCCATGGCCGCGATGTGGCGGCGCTGGCGGCGACGCGCTGGACCGACTGGCTCGCGTCCGCCGATGCCGCGTTGACGGCGTGCGTGGCGGGCGGCCACCCGGCGGCGGTGGTGGCCGCGTCGGCCGGCGGCTTGCTCGCGCTGCACCTGGCGGCCACGCGCCCACGCGACGTGAGCGGCCTCGTGCTGCTGGCCACGCCCACCTCGCTGCGCCCGGTCGTCGCCTCGCAGATCCGCCTCCGCCTGTTGATTCCCGCGGCCCTTCGCCCACAACGGCTCAACGTGATCCCGAAGCCCGGCGGTGGCCCGAACGTGAGCGACCGCTCATTGGCGGCGGGCTTGCGATCGCTGCCGGCTTATCCACTGGAGACGCTCGGTCAGCTCCTCGACATGATGACCGCGGTCCGCCGGCGCCTGGGCGAGGTGACGCAGCCCGTGTTGCTGGTGCATGGCGACCTGGATGCCACCGTATCGCGCGCGCAAGTGGACGGGCTGGCCGCGTCGCTCACCCGCGCCGCGCGTGTGGAGCGCCTCGACCTGCCGGGCTCGGCTCACCTCGTCGCGATTGATCGCGATCGCGAGTTGCTCCAGGCCCGCGTCGCTAGTTTTCTGGATTCGTTGTAAACCGGATCGGGATCGTCTCGATCCACGTGGCCAGCGCGCGGACCGAGGCACGCTCGAGCGGGTGGGCCGACGCCAAGGCCGGCCGCGCCGCATCAGGAGCGCCGGGATCGCCCCGCCGGCGCCGGTGCCGGGCTTTCCCGGCCGATCATCACCTCGGTGGACTTGATAATCGCCACCGCCTCGTCGCCGCGCTTCAGCTTCAGTTCGGTGACCGCGTCGCGCGTGATCACCGCCGTCAGCATCTGATTGCCGATGCGCAAGCGCACCTGCGACAACAGGCCGTCGCTGCGGACCTCTTCGACGATGCCGCGCAGTTGATTGCGGCCGCTGAGCGCCACCAGCACCCCCCGGGCCGCCGACTTGTCCGCCATAGCGCGAAGCGCGGCGGCGGATGACGCCGATTTGCGGACCAGGGCCGCAGACGACGCCGATGACGCCGATGACGCCGATTTACCCGCCGACATTTGCAGGCGCAACACTTCGGACTCCGCGACGCGGTGGTGTCCGCCGCGTGTTCGCGTGGTGCGAATGGAGCCGTCGTAGATCCACTGCTTGAGCGTGGAATACGCCACGCCGAGCCGGTCGGCGGCCGCCCGCACGGTCAGCAGGTCGCTCATCTCACGTCCCGCACTTCCAGCTTCGTCACCTGCCGGATCCAACGACCGGCCCGCTTGTCCAGCGGCACCACGATCTGCAGGGGGCCGGTATCGGGCAGCAACGGCTGGCCATTGCGCTTGTCGGCGACGAGGATGACCTGGTCCGTGAACCCGGCATCGACCTCGGCGATGGCAAACGCGACCTGGTAACCGTCGGTGGCGGTGGCGATGATGATCCGCGCCAGTGCCTTGCCGCGGAGGGCCTCGCCGAGCGGCACGCCGGCCCTGGCGAGGATGTCGCGCAGCGCCACGCCCTCGAAGGTGGTCTTCAAGCCGTGGTCGCTCGTGATCACGGTCTTCCGATCCATCCCGTCGAAGGTCACGGCGACCCGTCGGCCGTCGAGCGCCACGACGTCGACGCTCGATTGCGCGCGGGCCGGCAGGGCCACCGCCAGCGCGCACACCACCACCGCGACGGCGACCTTCACGGAACTTCCCATCAGCACTGAATCACCTCAAATCGTTGTAGAAATCGGCTCGAAGCATACTAAATTAACCCCCTGATGACCACGCCCCGTTCGGCCATGGAGTTGGCGAAGTGCTGGCTGGCCGGCCTCGCTTTATTGGCGGCGTTCAGCGCACCCGCCGTGGCGCAGCCTCCCG
Encoded proteins:
- a CDS encoding M20/M25/M40 family metallo-hydrolase; its protein translation is MRRLMFLTSALLTITLTLSAQAPPAGVDPATINRIRGEAVTRSQAMETHWWLSEVYGPRATGTPSYTQGADWVMKKFNEWGLKNIHVERFPFGQGWTIERFSIHMIAPQTAALIGQPRWNSPSTNGPVAADVVHVQAATEADLARYKGQLQGKIVVSQGVRAVRMLDGRVVLQMTDADWAEAMKVPEPAAARPPVAPAAGAPAPLTPAALQRFLVAEGAAAYLDRGSDNDAPAGGSNLSWQTQLVDGGTIFPGSGGSRDPKVPALVPSATIAVEHYNRIVRLLARGQAVRMEINIQATFHPETDPAGNAFNIIAEIPGTDLANEVVIMGAHFDTYPYATGATDNTTGSSAMIEAVRVIQALGLKPRRTIRVALWAAEEQGLLGSREYVARHFYDAKIKTPKPGHENVQAYFNLDNGTGRIVGIWGQGNTGAMKLFEEWGKPLKDIGWKNVSPRSVSQTDHGSFEDAGIPGFQFIQERLEYNSRTHHSNMDTFDHVQKDDVIQQGAVAAVFAWYAANTPGRLPRKQ
- a CDS encoding YbhB/YbcL family Raf kinase inhibitor-like protein; protein product: MTHLIRTPMAALAACLATAVAAAAQAPAPAAAPPRPAMTLTTPAFPDGDPIPAKYTQAGEQVSPELRWTNTPPGTQSFLLHMHDPDVARNKTTETQVHWLMWNIPATATGLPEGVPKGADLPDGSHQTSASGPVYRGPGAPASGPPHHYTFEIYALDTKLDVPMGADAFETRTAVMKAAQGHVLGKAVYVGLFRRPQ
- the hisD gene encoding histidinol dehydrogenase, with product MKIADSTNRRAVAALLSATRIRDRATETGAAAIVDRVRKGGDAALLEFARELDGLQGRIEVPRRVWEAQARTLAPGTRRAITRAAASIRKVAKAQVPKGWRLNVGGGISVEQRVIPVSRVGCYVPAGRYPLPSSLLMSAIPARAAGVPEVIVACPRPDAAVFAAALEAGVDRLFQVGGAHAVAAMAYGTRTVPRVDKIVGPGNRWVAAAKSIVSADCGIDFYAGPTEILIVTASGPASWIAADLIAQAEHDPDARAVFVTSNRRLAEQVAREVAAQMPDTGPALQSLERHGGIIVCRDMNEAIDLANAAASEHLVVGTEALAKRVWNAGAVFVGAWTAQVAGDYAIGSNHVLPTAGAARYRGGLNAADFVKLVSVQRLTKRGLQRLAGTVTTLARAEGLEGHARSIAVRVSTPDSRLQTPGRKH
- a CDS encoding alpha/beta fold hydrolase → MADDRRAGRGPVLCVHGLTGSPDELLPLAGALSATGRAVSTPMLAGHGRDVAALAATRWTDWLASADAALTACVAGGHPAAVVAASAGGLLALHLAATRPRDVSGLVLLATPTSLRPVVASQIRLRLLIPAALRPQRLNVIPKPGGGPNVSDRSLAAGLRSLPAYPLETLGQLLDMMTAVRRRLGEVTQPVLLVHGDLDATVSRAQVDGLAASLTRAARVERLDLPGSAHLVAIDRDRELLQARVASFLDSL
- a CDS encoding EAL domain-containing protein, with the protein product MTSIRLLQVEDTEDDAALVSVALTRAGFDLYSRRVGTAAALRHELDTEEWDLVIADYAMPGFSGAKALHIVRERRADLPFIFVSGTGGEDTAVAAMRTGAHDYIMRGNLSRLAPAVERELREAAARRERLLANQRVAYLAYHDSLTDLPNRALFHDRLQQAILRSHRDERGLVVLLIDLDGFREINDALGHHAGDQVLQEVASRLRGALRASDTVARLGGDEFAVLLPATDVNRAELAARKILHDLEHAFVADERPLMVTASIGIAGCPAHASTSDELLQKADSAMYVAKGDGCGCAVYDVTRDQRVYQRVSMATALRQALDARQFEVDYQPIVHLHTGTVIGVESLVRWNHPERGRLLPDDFIRVAERTGLVNPLTAFVLDRAFSEWPASQLPAGCTIAVNVSPRSLHHSAFPGRVSELLDGYGTPPGSLMLEITENMVMSDPDGAARCLHQLHEMGVNLAIDDFGRGYSSLSYLRQLPVDQLKIDRSFQIGLASGEDETLVRCMIDLAHNLGMMVVAEGVETEGVYQQLVGMGCDAVQGFFINRPAPAADVAGWIGRRAPA
- the hisI gene encoding phosphoribosyl-AMP cyclohydrolase is translated as MDFSKLDGLIPAVVQDETSSEVLMVGFMNDEAWALTKQTGYVTFFSRTRNQLWMKGETSGNKLAVRQVFLDCDEDTLLIKVRREGDGNVCHTGQRSCFYNEIENAQLGERR
- the hisG gene encoding ATP phosphoribosyltransferase; this encodes MKLKLGIPKGSLQDATIQLFQRAGYQMRVDSRSYFPSIDDPDIECMLIRAQEMARYVADGVLDAGLTGQDWIAEHEIGHPEQTPLARICDLVYSKQSFGKVKWVLAAPEDSPFKTVADLNGKRIATELVRVTRNYFTTKGLDVDVEFSWGATEVKPPVLADAIVEATETGSTLRANRLRILETIMESNTQLIANQPAMTDPWKKTKIENLAMLLRAAIDAQGRVGLMLNARRTDLEKLIAILPALQRPTVSSLSDPEWVAINTILEEKVARDLIPKLKAAGGQGIVEYPLTKIVV
- a CDS encoding molybdopterin-dependent oxidoreductase gives rise to the protein MKVAVAVVVCALAVALPARAQSSVDVVALDGRRVAVTFDGMDRKTVITSDHGLKTTFEGVALRDILARAGVPLGEALRGKALARIIIATATDGYQVAFAIAEVDAGFTDQVILVADKRNGQPLLPDTGPLQIVVPLDKRAGRWIRQVTKLEVRDVR
- a CDS encoding histidinol-phosphate transaminase: MTTIQGVPDLGPGLRLHLNENTGGCSPKVVEAVRAFDAQRLATYPDFRDAIFETAAFLGVDADRIVLTNGLDEGILLASVGYLGQRTPEALVELGAPLTAVSGAPEIVVAQPAFEPYLSTAHAMGARVVSVPAGRDFAYPLEAVLKAITPNTRIVYVNNPNNPSGQPVPQEAIRTVAREAGHALVFVDEAYQDFLGENFLSEAGNYPNVIVGRTFSKAFGLAGMRVGVMIASPAILKPIRRAMPLFNLNVVAVAALRAAIADPEFRSWYVAQAKASKELVYAACERAGLRYWKSGANFVLIDGGARARALVDGMIAQGVFVRDRTSDPACPNCFRLTAGVVEHTRRAVDTLEALCARLR
- a CDS encoding TOBE domain-containing protein; protein product: MSDLLTVRAAADRLGVAYSTLKQWIYDGSIRTTRTRGGHHRVAESEVLRLQMSAGKSASSASSASSAALVRKSASSAAALRAMADKSAARGVLVALSGRNQLRGIVEEVRSDGLLSQVRLRIGNQMLTAVITRDAVTELKLKRGDEAVAIIKSTEVMIGRESPAPAPAGRSRRS